Proteins from a single region of Chrysemys picta bellii isolate R12L10 chromosome 9, ASM1138683v2, whole genome shotgun sequence:
- the LOC135973496 gene encoding uncharacterized protein LOC135973496 produces MSTSDLNSSELQSGCSPARESRTMSTSDAAIKLKLARLEAKERESEHKRRLELRQLEISAMEAEHAREEAAHKRAMEVEAARAEAEAARAEAEAAAHERAMEAQREARKHELAVMESKRRNPPPAGSTSPKIHKWERLCPQYDESSDIAEYFITFERLCTLHAIPEDQKMTTLIAKLTGRALDIFNKMPIDDASNYGKFKELVLKQFQVTPETYRVKFRSLKRGSGLSNVAYANEMRDLVDKWVRGRGVTSFEGMCDLVTQEHFLNMCSDEVKQYLWDKKVNAVGELAEYADSYEQAQAAIKHKPLAEGYKVGGKQNHRFTPGSGKKEPGQSPPHSPVTRPKFPTQAGDPRRCFHCNSPGHLRSSCPKLKESKPPLSHVSSVAFSPEGPEGTPTSYHTSLVDMGPGEADREHIKVVKIDGMECLGWRDTGAQFSLVRPSVVPDASVLTGQTTHIKGVGPQRFPVPLAKVHVEWEGRERDLLVGMLEDIPADMLLGNDFFSRTRTVSVVTRSMKKGCEGEAVPADDCRSDAAEQPTPPAPGNMVVGDSEGAPRDGAGTLEPIGELGEGLSDRTVQGGGVLPNMGETEPGLCLAEDNRLPGVGAGEMQSVLRDGDAISRVVCQEFAARQRADPSLESIRQCISEGTPGREGGEKFFEEDGKLYRQAPVGKNQGPGQPYKQLVVPSQHRGELVLVAHDSPFAGHLGVQRTYDRLRRNFYWPGIQNDVRDYCRTCAVCQERKKPGGPQKAPLRPLPIIQEAFQRVAIDIVGPMPRPTRRGNKYILVVVDFATRYPEAIALSNIEAETVARALLTIFSRVGFPKEILSDRGANFMSQLFNELWKVCGVKQLKTAPYHPQANGLVERFNGTLKSMLGMYAKKRGQSWDELLPFLLYAYREVPQESTGFSPFDLLYGRKVRGPLDLIRDTWEGCNTVREEPVTEYVQRFRRELKDMMEIVQNNLQSSQAKQKAWYDKNTCKRTFDVGDLVMVLGPAKKFKMQNSWEGPFEVVEVANEDTYKVKKPLDDAVPQLVHVNRLKAYHSRVAEVNMICCVEGETEAHPLTDLMAECQDGSSLESIEICSELTPLERREALSTLQKYSEVFSNKPGRTHLLSHRILTKGAQPPPSRPYRATGKVKEQIQAEIQSMLDLGVIKDSDSAWASPVVLVPKRDGTVRFCVDYRKLNAVTVTDAYPMPRIDDMLDVLSQAKYLSTFDLTKGYWQIPLEGEAQQKSAFITDIGLYEFTVLPFGLVNAGATFQRLVNRVLNGLQHYARAYIDDIAVFSNTWGDHKEHLEVVLSKLKEAGLTVKPSKCKIGAAKVPYLGHWVGGGKISPDPLKVEAIVKWPVPQTKRQVQSFIGLANYYRRFVVGFSDVVSPITDLCKKHQPNKVIWSEACQKGFNKVKALLSAKPVLASPDFEKPFELCTDASDTGLGAVLMQTGEDSKKHPIAFLSKKLSPAEQNYSVIEKECYAIVWAVKQLRPYLFNRRFRILTDHSALVWLHRTKGTNSKLLRWSLVLQEFDMEITHIKGKENWVADALSRKEEL; encoded by the coding sequence atgagtaccagtgatctcaattccagtgaactgcagagtggttgtagcccagcacgagaaagcaggacaatgagtaccagtgacgctgctattaaactaaagctggccaggttggaagcaaaagagagagaaagtgaacataagagacggctggaactaagacaattagaaattagtgccatggaggcagaacatgcaagggaagaggctgcccacaagagagctatggaggtcgaggcagcgagggcggaggcagaggcagcgagggcggaggcagaggcagctgcccacgagagggctatggaggcccagagggaggcccggaagcatgaactggctgttatggagtcaaagagacgaaaccctccccctgctggctccacttccccgaaaatccataaatgggagcggctatgtccacagtatgatgagtccagcgatattgccgaatatttcatcacctttgagagactgtgcaccctccatgccatccctgaagatcagaagatgaccacattgatagcaaaattgactggcagagctctggacatattcaataagatgcctattgatgatgcttcaaactatggtaaatttaaagaactggttttgaaacagtttcaggttacacctgaaacctacagggttaaattcaggagccttaagaggggatctggattaagtaatgtggcttatgccaatgaaatgagagatttggtagataaatgggtgcgggggagaggcgttaccagctttgaagggatgtgtgatctggttactcaggaacacttcctgaatatgtgcagtgatgaggttaaacagtatttgtgggacaaaaaggtaaatgcggtgggtgaattagctgagtatgctgactcttatgaacagGCCCAAGCCGCGAtcaaacataaaccactggcagaggggtataaggttgggggaaagcagaatcaccgttttactcCGGGGTCTGGGAAAAAGGAGCCTGGGCAGTCACCCCCCCATTCTCCTGTTACTCGTCCCAAATTTCCTACACAAGCCGGGGATCCCAGAAGGTGCTTTCACTGCAATTCCCCAGGGCACCTGAGGAGTAGCTGTCCCAAATTGAAGGAGAGTAAGCCTCCCTTGTCCCATGTTAGCTCGGTTGCCTTCAGCCCTGAGGGCCCAGAGGGCACCCCCACCTCTTATCACACCAGCTTGGTGGACATGGGGCCTGGTGAAGCGGACAGGGAACACATCAAGGTCGTCAAGATTGATGGCATGGAGTGTCTGGGATGGAGGGATACGGGGGCTCAGTTCTCTCTGGTTCGACCGAGTGTGGTCCCAGACGCTAGTGTCCTGACTGGGCAGACGACCCACAttaagggggtggggccacagaggttccctgtgcccctggctaaGGTTCATGTGGAATGGGAAGGTAGGGAAAGGGATTTACTGGTGGGGATGCTCGAGGACATCCCCGCGGACATGTtgctgggaaatgattttttcagcagAACTAGGACTGTTAGTGTGGTAACTCGCAGCATGAAGAAAggctgtgagggggaggctgTTCCGGCTGATGACTGTAGGTCTGATGCAGCTGAACAgccaacccctcctgccccagggaacatGGTAGTGGGTGACTCAGAGGGAGCCcccagggatggggcggggaccTTGGAACCCATAGGGGAGTTGGGGGAAGGTCTCAGTGACAGGAcagtgcaggggggcggggtacTTCCAAATATGGGAGAGACAGAGCCAGGCCTCTGTCTGGCTGAGGACAACAggctcccaggggtgggggcaggggagatgcagtCAGTGCTCAGGGACGGGGACGCTATCTCAAGGGTTGTCTGTCAGGAATTTGCAGCTAGACAAAGGGCGGACCCCTCCCTTGAAAGTATAAGACAGTGTATCTCGGAGGGAactccaggaagggaggggggggagaagtttTTTGAAGAAGACGGGAAACTGTACAGGCAGGCCCCTGTAGGTAAAAACCAGGGTCCCGGTCAACCCTATAAGCAGTTGGTTGTACCCAGCCAACACCGGGGGGAATTAGTGCTGGTAGCGCATGACAGTCCCTTTGCTGGTCACTTGGGGGTACAGAGGACATATGACAGGCTGAGGAGGAATTTCTACTGGCCAGGGATACAGAACGATGTGAGGGATTATTGTAGGACTTGTGCGGTGTGTCAGGAGAGGAAGAAGCCGGGGGGACCCCAGAAGGCTCCGCTGCGTCCCTTGCCCATCATCCAGGAGGCATTCCAAAGAGTGGCAATAGACATAGTGGGTCCTATGCCACGCCCCACTCGGAGAGGGAACAAGtatatcttggtggtagtagactTCGCCACTCGGTACCCTGAGGCAATTGCACTGTCTAACATAGAAGCCGAGACTGTGGCAAGAGCTCTGCTCACCATATTCAGCAGAGTGGGCTTCCCTAAAGAGATTTTGTCTGATCGGGGGGCAAACTTTATGTCGCAGTTGTTCAATGAGCTATGGAAGGTGTGTGGAGTGAAACAGCTTAAGACGGCCCCCTACCACCCCCAGGCCAATGGGCTGGTGGAAAgattcaatgggaccctaaaatcCATGCTGGGGATGTATGCCAAAAAGAGGGGCCAAAGTTGGGATGAACTATTACCGTTCCTGCTGTATgcctacagggaggtaccccaagaGTCCACAGGCTTTTCCCCATTTGACCTTCTGTATGGGAGGAAAGTGAGAGGACCCCTCGATCTCATCAGGGATACCTGGGAAGGATGCAACACGGTAAGGGAGGAACCTGTAACTGAGTATGTCCAGAGGTTCAGGAGGGAGTTGAAAGACATGATGGAGATTGTACAAAACAACCTCCAGAGCAGTCAGGCCAAGCAAAAGGCGTGGTATGATAAAAATACTTGTAAACGCACTTTTGATGTAGGAGATTTGGTcatggtactcggccctgccaaaAAGTTCAAGATGCAAAACTCCTGGGAGGGGCCCTTTGAAGTGGTTGAAGTGGCGAATGAGGACACTTACAAAGTTAAAAAGCCCCTGGATGATGCGGTACCCCAGTTGGTACATGTAAACAGACTCAAGGCCTATCACAGCAGAGTGGCCGAGGTAAACATGATCTGTTGTgtcgaaggggaaactgaggcacacccacTCACTGATCTGATGGCTGAATGCCAAGACGGGTCGTCCCTTGAAAGTATAGAAATCTGTAGTGAGCTGACACCACTCGAAAGGAGGGAAGCGTTGTCAACACTGCAGAAGTACAGTGAGGTGTTTTCCAACAAACCAGGGAGGACGCACTTGCTGTCCCATAGGATCCTCACGAAAGGGGCtcaacctcctccttccaggcctTATAGGGCCACCGGCAAGGTGAAGGAGCAAATTCAGGCTGAGATACAAAGCATGTTGGACTTGGGGGTAATTAAGGATTCCGACAGTGCATGGGCTTCCCCTGTGGTCTTGGTCCCCAAAAGAGATGGCACCGTTAGATTTTGTGTAGACTATAGAAAACTCAATGCTGTCACTGTAACAGATGCATACCCCATGCCAAGAATTGATGACATGCTGGATGTGCTGAGCCAAGCCAAGTACCTTAGTACCTTTGATCTGACCAAAGGTTACTGGCAGATCCCTCTGGAGGGAGAGGCACAACAAAAATCAGCTTTTATCACGGACATAGGGCTCTATGAATTCACAGTGTTACCTTTTGGTCTGGTAAATGCGGGTGCCACCTTCCAGAGATTGGTCAACAGAGTGTTAAATGGCTTACAGCATTATGCTAGGGCGTATATAGATGACATTGCTGTATTCAGCAACACCTGGGGTGACCACAaagagcacctggaagtcgtgcTATCAAAGCTCAAAGAGGCTGGGCTAACTGTGAAGCCCTCCAAGTGCAAGATAGGGGCAGCCAAAGTCCCTTATCTGGGGCACTGGGTAGGGGGGGGTAAAATATCCCCCGACCCTCTTAAGGTGGAAGCCATCGTGAAATGGCCTGTACCCCAGACTAAAAGGCAAGTCCAATCCTTCATAGGCTTGGCAAACTATTACAGGAGGTTTGTGGTGGGGTTCAGTGACGTTGTGTCCCCAATCACGGACTTATGTAAAAAGCATCAACCTAATAAGGTCATTTGGTCAGAGGCATGCCAAAAGGGCTTCAACAAGGTGAAAGCACTCCTGTCTGCGAAGCCTGTGCTGGCCAGCCCTGACTTCGAAAAGCCTTTTGAGTTGTGCACTGACGCGTCAGACACAGGGTTGGGTGCTGTGCTGATGCAGACAGGGGAAGACAGTAAGAAGCATCCCATTGCCTTCCTGAGCAAAAAACTGTCCCCGGCCGAACAGAATTACTCTGTCATAgagaaggaatgctatgccattgtgtgggCCGTCAAACAATTGAGACCTTACCTTTTTAATAGGAGGTTCAGAATTCTAACTGACCATTCAGCTTTAGTATGGCTCCACCGAACTAAGGGCACCAACTCCAAACTGCTACGCTGGAGCCTGGTCCTACAGGAGTTTGACATGGAGATTACTCATATTAAAGGAAAGGAGAACTGGGTAGCAGATGCCCTGTCCAGAAAAGAGGaactttag